A DNA window from Castanea sativa cultivar Marrone di Chiusa Pesio chromosome 7, ASM4071231v1 contains the following coding sequences:
- the LOC142643453 gene encoding antimicrobial ginkbilobin-2-like protein produces MSSSHFTFSIYFLTFALFLQTIFGASPLFHFCSSSENFTTNDPYESNLKKLLGNLYYQTPLLGFGLGSVGSYPYQTNGLALCRGDVATTDCKTCVNEASNEIHKLCPYNKGAIIWYDNCLVKYLNKDFFGQIDNQNKFYMWNLRNVSDPTTFNEKTRKLLSLLAKEASVTPKLYAVGELELGESKKLYGLAQCTRDLSNSDCFKCLDGAIGELPRCCNGKEGGRVVGGSCNIRYEIYPFVNS; encoded by the coding sequence ATGTCTTCCTCACACTTCACCTTCTCCATCTACTTCCTAACCTTTGCTCTCTTTCTCCAAACCATTTTTGGAGCTAGCCCTCTCTTCCATTTCTGTTCAAGCTCTGAGAACTTCACCACCAATGACCCATATGAATCAAACCTAAAAAAGCTCTTGGGTAACCTTTACTATCAAACCCCTCTCCTGGGCTTTGGTCTTGGTTCAGTGGGTTCATATCCATACCAAACTAATGGACTTGCTCTTTGTCGTGGTGATGTTGCAACCACAGACTGCAAGACTTGTGTCAATGAGGCTAGTAATGAAATTCACAAACTTTGCCCATACAATAAAGGTGCCATTATATGGTACGACAATTGTCTTGTGAAGTacttgaacaaggatttctttGGCCAAATTGATAATCAAAACAAGTTCTACATGTGGAACTTGAGAAATGTTAGCGATCCGACAACATTTAACGAAAAGACAAGAAAGTTGTTGAGCCTCCTAGCCAAAGAAGCATCTGTTACTCCAAAACTGTATGCAGTTGGAGAGCTAGAGCTTGGAGAATCAAAGAAACTTTATGGTTTGGCCCAATGCACTAGGGATCTTTCTAACAGTGACTGCTTCAAGTGTCTTGATGGTGCAATTGGTGAACTTCCCCGATGTTGTAATGGGAAAGAAGGAGGAAGAGTTGTTGGTGGGAGTTGTAACATAAGATATGAGATTTACCCATTTGTCAATTCTTAG
- the LOC142643454 gene encoding uncharacterized protein LOC142643454, with amino-acid sequence MQRDEHFTSVNTSRTWYHSDPFILPCQASQVFYLNDTKLGSSWRVVQHMTHRNMYDVPIGTENVHEENEEDNGDAVYQESECIAVNAIVQQENDEDSTLLHRDDVPVIDLGDLIPVDDVYVQLDESMFINDDLSNEEWDIDSNNEEETYSDDDVSSSDQEKDLSSNDESIGDLEDED; translated from the coding sequence ATGCAAAGGGATGAGCATTTTACAAGTGTGAATACATCTCGTACATGGTATCATTCTGACCCATTTATCCTACCATGCCAAGCTTCACAAGTTTTTTACTTAAATGATACCAAATTGGGCAGTAGTTGGCGTGTGGTGCAACATATGACACATAGAAACATGTATGATGTTCCCATAGGCACAGAGAATGTgcatgaagaaaatgaagaagataatGGTGATGCAGTATACCAAGAAAGTGAATGTATTGCGGTTAATGCAATAGTTCAACAAGAAAATGATGAAGACTCAACTTTGTTACATAGAGATGATGTGCCAGTAATAGATTTGGGGGACTTAATACCTGTTGATGATGTATATGTGCAACTTGATGAAAGTATGTTCATCAATGATGACTTGTCTAATGAGGAATGGGATATAGATTCcaacaatgaagaagaaacaTATAGTGATGATGATGTTTCAAGCTCAGATCAGGAAAAAGATTTATCTAGCAATGATGAATCTATTGGAGATCTTGAGGATGAAGATTAA